The bacterium sequence CTCGATGATCGTTCGGTTTTTTTCTTCCGTATCGGCGATCGGCACATAGACCACGCCGGTCACGTGCTCCTTGATCAGACGGTCGGCATAGTATTCCGCTTTGAAAAACAGATCATCGGTGTTGCACAGCATAATGCTGTGCTTGTTGCGCGCGGCCTCATCCTCCGCCCCGCGCGCCAACTCAGAGGAACAGCCGGAACGGATGTCCGGCACCAAAATGCCGATAATGCTCTTCTTGCGGTCGTCAGGGTTCCGCTCCAGGACAAAAGTGCCGAAGCGTCTTTTCGGTTTCAGATAGGCGAGATTGACCAGATTGCTGATGGCCTGCCGGACCGTGGCGCGACACAGACCGGTGATGCGCACCAGCTCTTCTTCCGTGGGGATGCGCTCACCGGGTTTGAACACACCGAGATCGATCTGTTCGATAAGCCAATTTTGCAGCTGATAATATTGTGGAATAGGACTGTTGCGGTCAACGATCATGGACGCCTCTGTTAAAAGATATTTGTCTGAACAAATGTACTTAAAGTATATCTCTATTGCAAGCCTTTTTATCTGCGCATGCTGTTTTTTTTCTGCAGGGACCTTTTTACTTGCGAATCTTGGATGAGTTTTCTAAATTGATTAATTCGTTGCCGCCTGTTCCTTACCGCACGAACCACCGCCGTTGCCGCGATGAACCGTGCGACCAGGCCGGGCGCCGATCATCCAAGGGAGTTCTGTTTTGAAAAAAAGCTCTCATCCTTTTCAAGCGCTGGGGGTGTTCGTTGCCCTTATCGCCCTGTGCCTCCTCTTCTCTGTCACCTCGTCTCACTTTTTGACAACAGAAAATATTTTCAGCGTGATCCGGAGTTTTTCCTTTGTGGCCATCATCGCGCTGGGTGAAACCTTTGCCATCCTCACCGGCGGCATCGATCTCTCCGTCGGTTCCCTACTCGGATTCTGCGGCTGTGTGTCCGCTCTGGCCATGAACAGCCAGTGGGCCTGGCCCCTCGCTGTGTTCGCCGGACTGCTGGCCGGTGCTTTTCTCGGATTTTGCAACGGCCAGATGATCACGCGGCTGAAGCTGCCGCCCTTTATCGTAACCCTGGGCATGTACAGCATGGCCCGAGGCCTTACTTTTGTCATCACCCGTGGCTGGCCGGTTTCCAATCTTCCGCAAGGATTTATGACTCTTGGGCAGGGATACTGGTGGATCGTGCCCCTGCCGGTTATCTTTATGGTCCTCGCCGGCCTGGCTGCCGGCATCTTTCTCAATCACACGGCCACCGGCCGCTATCTTTTTGCCATCGGCGGCAACGAAACCGCCGCCTCGCTCTCCGGCATCCCAGTGGACCGCATCAAAGTGCTGGTGTACACGCTCTCGGGCGTCGCTTCCGCGGTAGCCGGCATCCTGCTGATCTCCCGATTGGGCGTCGCGCAGCCTACTTCGGGCGTGGGCTATGAACTGGACGCCATCGCGGCTTCAGTAATCGGCGGCACCAGCCTCATGGGCGGCAAAGGCACGGTGCTGGGCGTGCTCATCGGCGCTGCCATCATGGGCGTGCTGAGAAACGGACTGATCCTGCTGGGCCTTTCCGCCTTTTGGCAGCAATTCGCTCTGGGCGCGATCATCATTCTGGCTGTAGCGATGGACCGGCTTCGCAAATGACCGGTGCGGCTTGAACGTGAAAGAGAACTACTTTTCAGGAGGCTGTCATGCACCTGCTTCGCCCTTTCTCACTGTTTCTGTTAAGCGCGCTCTTGACGCTCGGATGCTCTAAACCCTCCACTCCACTTCGCTACGTGGTGGTGCCCAAGGCACTGACCAACCCTTATTGGTTTCAGGTGGAAGACGGCATGAAAGCAGCCGGAGAAAAACTGGGTGTACGGGTGGAGATGATCGGTCCCGCTCAGGCATCGGATGTCACCGCCCAGGTGCAGATCCTCGAATCCCTCATCGCCTCGCGGGTAAGCGGCTTAGCGGTGTCGCCCAATGATCCGGACGGCGTCACCTCGGTTATCGATCGCGCGGTGGATGCGGGCATTCCAGTGCTCACCTTTGATTCGGATGCGCCGAAAAGCAAACGGCTGTGTTATGTGGGGACGGACAATTACACTGCCGGCCGCACAGCCGCGCGGCAGCTGCTGCTCTATCT is a genomic window containing:
- a CDS encoding ABC transporter permease; protein product: MKKSSHPFQALGVFVALIALCLLFSVTSSHFLTTENIFSVIRSFSFVAIIALGETFAILTGGIDLSVGSLLGFCGCVSALAMNSQWAWPLAVFAGLLAGAFLGFCNGQMITRLKLPPFIVTLGMYSMARGLTFVITRGWPVSNLPQGFMTLGQGYWWIVPLPVIFMVLAGLAAGIFLNHTATGRYLFAIGGNETAASLSGIPVDRIKVLVYTLSGVASAVAGILLISRLGVAQPTSGVGYELDAIAASVIGGTSLMGGKGTVLGVLIGAAIMGVLRNGLILLGLSAFWQQFALGAIIILAVAMDRLRK
- a CDS encoding sugar ABC transporter substrate-binding protein, whose translation is MHLLRPFSLFLLSALLTLGCSKPSTPLRYVVVPKALTNPYWFQVEDGMKAAGEKLGVRVEMIGPAQASDVTAQVQILESLIASRVSGLAVSPNDPDGVTSVIDRAVDAGIPVLTFDSDAPKSKRLCYVGTDNYTAGRTAARQLLLYLKPGDSYAILTGSLGALNLNERIRGFRDELKEQKTDLHEINLLNCDETTDRALDQ